From a single Marinobacter sp. THAF197a genomic region:
- the trpD gene encoding anthranilate phosphoribosyltransferase — MDMKQALNRIASNLDLSREEMKDVMRIVMNGEATDAQIGAFLMGLRLKSETIDEITGATEVMRELATKVTVDASPLVDIVGTGGDGANLFNVSSAASFVVAAAGGYVAKHGNRGVSSKSGSADLIEKAGINLNMKPEEVARCVEQIGVGFMFAPAHHGAMKHAIGPRRELGCRTIFNILGPMTNPAGVTRQLIGVFSRELCRPMAEVLQRLGAEHIMVVHSKDGLDEISLASSTHVAELKNGEITEYELTPEDLGIKSQSLVGLDVDSSDESLKLIRAAFGRSHDETTEKARDMIALNAGAAIYVAGLARTAKEGVDMALDAMGSGLAAGKMSELADFSQCF, encoded by the coding sequence ATGGACATGAAACAAGCCCTGAACCGCATTGCCTCCAACCTGGACCTGTCCCGGGAAGAGATGAAGGATGTGATGCGCATTGTGATGAACGGCGAGGCCACCGACGCCCAGATCGGCGCCTTCCTGATGGGCCTGCGCCTGAAAAGCGAAACCATCGACGAAATCACCGGCGCCACCGAAGTGATGCGCGAACTTGCAACCAAGGTCACCGTCGACGCCAGCCCACTGGTCGACATCGTCGGCACCGGCGGCGACGGCGCCAACCTGTTCAACGTGTCCTCAGCGGCGTCTTTCGTTGTCGCCGCCGCCGGTGGTTACGTCGCCAAGCACGGCAACCGGGGCGTGTCTTCCAAGAGTGGCAGCGCCGACCTGATCGAAAAAGCCGGTATCAACCTGAACATGAAACCCGAGGAAGTGGCGCGCTGCGTTGAACAGATCGGCGTAGGGTTTATGTTCGCCCCGGCTCACCACGGCGCAATGAAACACGCCATCGGCCCGCGCCGGGAACTGGGCTGCCGCACCATTTTTAACATCCTCGGCCCGATGACCAACCCGGCTGGGGTGACCCGCCAGCTGATCGGCGTATTTTCCCGTGAGCTGTGCCGGCCCATGGCCGAAGTGCTCCAACGTCTGGGCGCGGAGCACATCATGGTGGTGCACTCCAAAGATGGCCTGGATGAAATCAGCCTAGCATCGTCGACTCATGTGGCGGAGCTGAAAAACGGCGAGATTACCGAATACGAGCTGACGCCCGAGGATCTAGGCATCAAGAGCCAGTCTCTGGTCGGCCTGGACGTGGATTCTTCCGATGAGTCGCTGAAACTCATCCGCGCCGCCTTCGGCCGCAGCCACGATGAAACCACTGAAAAAGCACGGGACATGATTGCCCTGAACGCCGGCGCGGCCATTTATGTGGCAGGCCTGGCCAGGACCGCCAAAGAAGGGGTCGATATGGCACTGGACGCGATGGGTTCTGGCCTGGCTGCCGGCAAGATGTCGGAGCTGGCTGATTTCTCACAGTGTTTTTAA